The following are encoded together in the Flavobacterium haoranii genome:
- a CDS encoding DUF493 family protein, whose product MDKKTEEFYIRLKDELANTSLWPTEYLYKFIVPSDIHKIAQVEAAFNDMGAVINTQQSKTGKYTSVSISVNMKTPDEVIEKYKELSVIEGIISL is encoded by the coding sequence ATGGATAAGAAGACTGAAGAATTCTATATTAGATTGAAAGATGAATTGGCGAACACATCCTTATGGCCAACAGAATATTTGTACAAATTTATAGTACCTTCTGATATACACAAAATAGCCCAAGTAGAAGCTGCTTTTAACGATATGGGAGCTGTAATTAATACACAACAATCTAAAACTGGAAAATATACAAGTGTTTCGATAAGTGTAAATATGAAAACACCAGATGAAGTCATTGAAAAATACAAAGAACTATCTGTAATTGAAGGTATAATTTCATTATAA